Proteins encoded together in one Quercus lobata isolate SW786 chromosome 3, ValleyOak3.0 Primary Assembly, whole genome shotgun sequence window:
- the LOC115979693 gene encoding bidirectional sugar transporter N3-like: MISHPTLAFTFGILGNIISFLVFLAPVPTFYRIFKKKSTQGFQSVPYVVALFSSILWLYYAMLKKNAMLLITINSFGCAIEMIYIILYITYAPRAPGNLALKVFVSMNMGLFTSILLVTHFAVKEKFRVEFLGWVCVAISVSVFAAPLSIVAQVIRTRSVEFMPFNLSFFLTLSAMMWFAYGLFLKDICIAIPNIVGFFLGLLQMLLYAIYRNKKKVIEENKLPDQQLKNIAIISTLGTAEVFPVDIESYANGESVNNDAKEHEQLEELEKSMET, translated from the exons ATGATCAGTCACCCCACATTGGCATTTACCTTTGGGATCCTAG GTAATATTATTTCGTTCCTGGTATTCTTGGCTCCAGT GCCAACATTTTATcgaatttttaaaaagaaatcaacCCAAGGATTTCAATCGGTCCCTTATGTGGTGGCATTATTCAGTTCTATACTTTGGTTGTACTACGCGatgcttaaaaaaaatgctatgctTCTCATCACAATCAACTCATTTGGATGTGCGATAGAGATGATATATATCATCTTGTATATTACTTACGCGCCAAGGGCTCCTGGG AACTTAGCTCTCAAAGTTTTCGTTTCTATGAACATGGGTTTGTTCACCTCAATCCTTCTTGTCACACACTTTGCAGTGAAAGAAAAATTCCGGGTcgaatttttgggatgggtttgcGTTGCCATTTCTGTTAGTGTTTTTGCAGCACCCTTAAGCATTGTG GCACAAGTAATTCGAACTAGGAGTGTGGAGTTTATGCCatttaatttatcatttttcctCACATTGAGTGCCATGATGTGGTTTGCATATGGTTTGTTCCTCAAGGACATTTGTATTGCT ATTCCAAATATCGTGGGTTTTTTCTTGGGGCTACTTCAGATGCTGCTATATGCAATATACAGAAACAAAAAGAAGGTTATAGAGGAAAATAAACTGCCGGATCAACAGCTGAAAAATATTGCGATCATATCCACTTTAGGGACTGCTGAAGTGTTTCCAGTTGATATTGAATCATATGCTAATGGTGAGAGTGTGAACAATGATGCAAAGGAGCATGAACAACTAGAGGAGCTTGAGAAAAGCATGGAAACGTAG